One stretch of Castor canadensis chromosome 12, mCasCan1.hap1v2, whole genome shotgun sequence DNA includes these proteins:
- the LOC109700090 gene encoding glycerol-3-phosphate acyltransferase 2, mitochondrial, which yields MDTMLESRPQTQQRSSHNGQETSLWSSGFGMKLEAVTPFLGKYRPFVGRCCQTCTPKSWESLFHRSITDLGFCSVILVKEENTRFRGWLVRRLCYFLWSLEQHIPPCQDAPQKIMESTGVQNLLSGRAPGGAGEGQTPDLVKKEVQRLLGHFQAPRRPFLLRLFSWALLWFLNRLFLNVQLHKGQMKMVHKATQAGSPLVLLSTHKSLLDGILLPFALLSQGLGVLRVAWDPHACSPALRALLRNLGGLFLPPETNLSLDSSEGVLARAVVHAAMEQLLVSGEPLLIFLEEPPGAPRPRLSALGQAWLGLVVQAVQTGIVPDATLVPVAVTYDLVPDAPCDTHHASLPLGLWTGALAVLRRLRSCWGCSHKVCVRVHLAQPFSLQEYTINARSCWGGRQTLEYLLQPIVLGQCTVVPDTEKEQEWTPITGPLLALKEEDQLLVRRLSRHVLNASVASSAVMSTAIMATLLLFKHSKGVVLSQLLGDFSWLTEETLLRGFDVGFSGQLRCLAQHTLSLLRAHVVLLRVHQGDLVVVPRPGPGLTHLARLSAELLPAFLSEAVGACAVRGLLAGRVPPEGPWELQGIELLSQNELYRQILLLLHLLPQDLLLLQPCQSSYCYCQEVLDRLIQCGLLVAEETPGSRPACDTGRQRLSAKLLWKPSGDFTDSDSDDFKEAEGRYFRLSQQSRCPDFFLFLCRLLSPLLKTFAQAAAFLHQGQLPDTESGYMEQLLQFLQATAQEEGIFECADPNLAISAIWTFRDLGVLQQTMSPEGPQLHLSPTFASRENQDKLEQFIRQFICS from the exons ATGGACACCATGTTGGAATCCAGACCCCAAACCCAGCAGAGGAGCAGCCATAATGGCCAGGAG ACTAGTCTGTGGTCTTCAGGCTTTGGGATGAAACTGGAGGCTGTTACTCCATTCCTGGGGAAGTATCGCCCCTTTGTGGGTCGCTGCTGCCAGACTTGCACCCCTAAGAGCTGG GAGTCCCTCTTCCACAGAAGCATAACGGACCTGGGCTTCTGCAGTGTGATCCTGGTGAAGGAGGAGAATACCAG GTTTCGGGGCTGGCTGGTTCGCAGACTCTGCTATTTCCTGTGGTCCCTGGAGCAGCACATACCCCCCTGCCAGGATGCCCCACAGAAGATCATGGAAAGCACTGG GGTACAGAATCTCCTCTCAGGGAGGGCTCCAGGAGGGGCTGGGGAAGGCCAGACACCTGATCTTGTGAAGAAAGAAGTGCAGCGCCTCCTGGGCCACTTCCAGGCCCCACGCCGCCCCTTCCTACTCAG GCTGTTCAGTTGGGCACTGCTGTGGTTCCTGAACCGCCTCTTCCTGAATGTGCAGCTCCACAAGGGCCAGATGAAGATGGTCCACAAGGCTACCCAGGCA GGCTCGCCGCTTGTCCTCCTCTCTACTCACAAGTCCCTTCTGGATGGAATCCTGTTGCCCTTCGCACTGCTCTCCCAGGGCCTGGGTGTGCTTCGTGTGGCTTGGGACCCCCATGCCTGCTCCCCTGCCCTCAG AGCTCTGCTGAGGAACCTTGGGGGGCTTTTCCTGCCCCCAGAGACCAACCTATCCTTAGACAGCTCCGAGGGGGTCCTTGCAAGGGCTGTGGTCCATGCG GCCATGGAGCAGCTGCTAGTCAGTGGAGAGCCCCTGCTCATCTTTCTAGAGGAGCCCCCAGGGGCCCCACGACCCCGGCTGTCAGCCCTGGGCCAGGCCTGGCTAGGACTGGTGGTGCAAGCAGTCCAGACGGGCATTGTCCCAGATGCCACCCTGGTGCCAGTGGCTGTTACCTATGATTTGGTTCCAGATGCACCATGTGACACACACCAT GCCTCGCTGCCTCTGGGGCTGTGGACAGGAGCCCTGGCTGTTCTGCGGAGACTGCGCAGCTGCTGGGGCTGCAGCCACAAGGTCTGTGTTCGGGTGCACCTCGCCCAGCCATTCTCCTTGCAG GAATACACCATCAATGCCAGAAGCTGTTGGGGTGGCCGGCAGACCCTGGAGTATTTGCTGCAGCCCATTGTGCTGGGCCAATG TACTGTTGTCCCAGACACTGAGAAGGAGCAGGAGTGGACTCCAATAACTGGGCCCCTCTTGGCCCTCAAGGAAGAGGACCAGCTCCTGGTCAGGAGACTGAGCCGGCACGTCCTGAATG CCAGTGTGGCAAGCTCGGCGGTGATGAGCACAGCCATCATGGCAACACTGTTGCTCTTCAAGCATTCGAAG GGTGTGGTACTGTCGCAGCTCCTGGGGGACTTTTCCTGGCTGACGGAAGAGACACTGCTGCGTGGCTTTGATGTGGGCTTCTCAGGGCAGCTGCGGTGCCTGGCACAGCACACACTGAGCCTGCTGAGGGCACATGTGGTCCTGCTGCGTGTCCACCAGGGGGACTTAGTGGTGGTGCCACGGCCTGGCCCAGGCCTCACTCACTTGGCACGTCTGAGTGCCGAGCTGCTGCCAGCCTTCCTGAGCGAGGCTGTGGGTG CCTGTGCAGTCAGGGGGCTGCTGGCAGGTAGAGTGCCGCCTGAGGGGCCTTGGGAGCTGCAGGGCATAGAGCTGCTGAGCCAGAATGAACTGTATCGCCAGATCCTGCTGCTGCTGCACCTGCTGCCACAAGACCTGCTACTGCTGCAG CCCTGCCAGTCTTCCTACTGCTACTGTCAAGAGGTGCTGGACCGACTCATCCAATGTGGACTCTTGGTTGCTGAGGAG ACTCCAGGCTCCCGGCCAGCCTGTGACACAGGGCGACAGCGTTTGAGTGCAAAGCTGTTGTGGAAGCCGAGTGGGGACTTCACTGACAGTGACAGTGACGACTTCAAGGAGGCAGAGGGCCGGTACTTCAGG CTCAGTCAGCAGTCACGCTgtcctgatttcttcctcttcctctgccgCCTGCTTAGCCCACTGCTCAAGACCTTTGCACAGGCTGCTGCCTTCCTCCACCAGGGACAGCTGCCTGATACTG AGTCAGGCTACATGGAGCAGCTGCTCCAGTTCTTGCAGGCCACCGCCCAGGAAGAAGGGATCTTTG AGTGTGCAGACCCAAACCTCGCCATCAGTGCTATCTGGACCTTCAGAGACCTAGGG GTGCTACAACAGACAATGAGCCCTGAAGGCCCCCAGCTCCATCTGTCCCCTACATTTGCCAGCCGGGAGAATCAGGACAAGCTGGAACAGTTCATCCGGCAGTTCATCTGCAGCTAG
- the LOC109700091 gene encoding fumarylacetoacetate hydrolase domain-containing protein 2 isoform X3 — protein MLVSGRRLLTALLQARKGPFQPSRDMRLVQFQAPHLVGPHLGLESGNGEGIIDLNTYDPTLPKTMIQFLEEGEATLSVARRAQAAQLPVLPWSEVTLLAPVTRPDKVVCVGMNYVDHCKEQNVPVPKEPIIFSKFSSSIVGPYDEIVLPPDSKEVDWEVELAVVIGKKGKHIKATDALAYVAGFTVAHDVSARDWQMRRNGRQWLLGKTFDTFCPLGPALVTRDSIADPHNLKIYCRVNGQVVQNSNTNQMVFKTEELIAWVSRSLKVQIALMARFGSAHSGGKRSEGSH, from the exons ATGCTGGTCTCAGGTAGGAGGTTGCTCACTGCTCTGCTGCAGGCTCGGAAAGGGCCCTTTCAACCCTCCAGAGACATGAGATTGGTGCAGTTTCAGGCACCCCACCTGGTGGGGCCTCACCTGGGATTGGAGTCAGGGAACGGTGAGGGGATCATTGACCTCAACACCTATGACCCTACACTCCCCAAGACAATGATACAATTCCTGGAAGAGGGAGAGGCCACCCTGTCAGTGGCAAGAAG GGCCCAGGCTGCTCAGCTGCCAGTCCTCCCATGGTCAGAGGTGACCTTGCTGGCCCCTGTCACGAGGCCAGACAAAGTGGTGTGTGTGGGCATGAATTATGTGGACCACTGCAAAGAACAGAATGTGCCCGTGCCCAAGGAGCCCATCATCTTCAGCAAGTTTTCCAGCTCCATTGTGGGGCCCTACGATGAGATTGTCCTCCCACCAGATAGCAAG GAAGTTGACTGGGAGGTGGAGTTAGCTGTGGTCATTGGAAAGAAAGGCAAACACATCAAG GCTACAGATGCCCTGGCTTATGTGGCTGGCTTCACTGTGGCTCATGACGTGAGCGCTCGAGACTGGCAAATGAGACGCAATGGGAGGCAATGGCTGCTGGGAAAAACCTTCGACACTTTCTGCCCCCTGGGCCCTGCATTGGTTACTAGGGACAGCATAGCAG ATCCACACAACTTAAAGATCTACTGCCGAGTGAATGGGCAGGTGGTCCAGAACAGCAACACCAACCAGATGGTGTTTAAGACCGAAGAGCTGATAGCCTGGGTCTCCCG GTCTCTGAAGGTCCAGATAGCACTGATGGCGAGGTTTGGGTCTGCACACTCTGGAGGAAAGAGAAGTGAAGGGAGCCACTGA
- the LOC109700091 gene encoding fumarylacetoacetate hydrolase domain-containing protein 2 isoform X1, giving the protein MLVSGRRLLTALLQARKGPFQPSRDMRLVQFQAPHLVGPHLGLESGNGEGIIDLNTYDPTLPKTMIQFLEEGEATLSVARRAQAAQLPVLPWSEVTLLAPVTRPDKVVCVGMNYVDHCKEQNVPVPKEPIIFSKFSSSIVGPYDEIVLPPDSKEVDWEVELAVVIGKKGKHIKATDALAYVAGFTVAHDVSARDWQMRRNGRQWLLGKTFDTFCPLGPALVTRDSIADPHNLKIYCRVNGQVVQNSNTNQMVFKTEELIAWVSRRVMKSSVRLKNLVSSSTRWCDGFLASPALKIGHPLLLSLIQPLPPTTTQRPCLGSGGKKVELLQ; this is encoded by the exons ATGCTGGTCTCAGGTAGGAGGTTGCTCACTGCTCTGCTGCAGGCTCGGAAAGGGCCCTTTCAACCCTCCAGAGACATGAGATTGGTGCAGTTTCAGGCACCCCACCTGGTGGGGCCTCACCTGGGATTGGAGTCAGGGAACGGTGAGGGGATCATTGACCTCAACACCTATGACCCTACACTCCCCAAGACAATGATACAATTCCTGGAAGAGGGAGAGGCCACCCTGTCAGTGGCAAGAAG GGCCCAGGCTGCTCAGCTGCCAGTCCTCCCATGGTCAGAGGTGACCTTGCTGGCCCCTGTCACGAGGCCAGACAAAGTGGTGTGTGTGGGCATGAATTATGTGGACCACTGCAAAGAACAGAATGTGCCCGTGCCCAAGGAGCCCATCATCTTCAGCAAGTTTTCCAGCTCCATTGTGGGGCCCTACGATGAGATTGTCCTCCCACCAGATAGCAAG GAAGTTGACTGGGAGGTGGAGTTAGCTGTGGTCATTGGAAAGAAAGGCAAACACATCAAG GCTACAGATGCCCTGGCTTATGTGGCTGGCTTCACTGTGGCTCATGACGTGAGCGCTCGAGACTGGCAAATGAGACGCAATGGGAGGCAATGGCTGCTGGGAAAAACCTTCGACACTTTCTGCCCCCTGGGCCCTGCATTGGTTACTAGGGACAGCATAGCAG ATCCACACAACTTAAAGATCTACTGCCGAGTGAATGGGCAGGTGGTCCAGAACAGCAACACCAACCAGATGGTGTTTAAGACCGAAGAGCTGATAGCCTGGGTCTCCCG AAGGGTGATGAAGTCCAGTGTGAGATTGAAGAACTTGGTGTCATCATCAACAAGGTGGTGTGATGGCTTCCTTGCAAGCCCTGCACTTAAAATTGGGCATCCACTCCTGCTCAGCCTGATCCAGCCACTACCCCCTACCACCACTCAGAGGCCATGCCTAGGTAGTGGGGGGAAGAAGGTAGAGCTCCTGCAATAA
- the LOC109700091 gene encoding fumarylacetoacetate hydrolase domain-containing protein 2 isoform X2: protein MLVSGRRLLTALLQARKGPFQPSRDMRLVQFQAPHLVGPHLGLESGNGEGIIDLNTYDPTLPKTMIQFLEEGEATLSVARRAQAAQLPVLPWSEVTLLAPVTRPDKVVCVGMNYVDHCKEQNVPVPKEPIIFSKFSSSIVGPYDEIVLPPDSKEVDWEVELAVVIGKKGKHIKATDALAYVAGFTVAHDVSARDWQMRRNGRQWLLGKTFDTFCPLGPALVTRDSIADPHNLKIYCRVNGQVVQNSNTNQMVFKTEELIAWVSRFVTLYPGDVILTGTPPGVGVFRKPPVFLQKGDEVQCEIEELGVIINKVV from the exons ATGCTGGTCTCAGGTAGGAGGTTGCTCACTGCTCTGCTGCAGGCTCGGAAAGGGCCCTTTCAACCCTCCAGAGACATGAGATTGGTGCAGTTTCAGGCACCCCACCTGGTGGGGCCTCACCTGGGATTGGAGTCAGGGAACGGTGAGGGGATCATTGACCTCAACACCTATGACCCTACACTCCCCAAGACAATGATACAATTCCTGGAAGAGGGAGAGGCCACCCTGTCAGTGGCAAGAAG GGCCCAGGCTGCTCAGCTGCCAGTCCTCCCATGGTCAGAGGTGACCTTGCTGGCCCCTGTCACGAGGCCAGACAAAGTGGTGTGTGTGGGCATGAATTATGTGGACCACTGCAAAGAACAGAATGTGCCCGTGCCCAAGGAGCCCATCATCTTCAGCAAGTTTTCCAGCTCCATTGTGGGGCCCTACGATGAGATTGTCCTCCCACCAGATAGCAAG GAAGTTGACTGGGAGGTGGAGTTAGCTGTGGTCATTGGAAAGAAAGGCAAACACATCAAG GCTACAGATGCCCTGGCTTATGTGGCTGGCTTCACTGTGGCTCATGACGTGAGCGCTCGAGACTGGCAAATGAGACGCAATGGGAGGCAATGGCTGCTGGGAAAAACCTTCGACACTTTCTGCCCCCTGGGCCCTGCATTGGTTACTAGGGACAGCATAGCAG ATCCACACAACTTAAAGATCTACTGCCGAGTGAATGGGCAGGTGGTCCAGAACAGCAACACCAACCAGATGGTGTTTAAGACCGAAGAGCTGATAGCCTGGGTCTCCCG GTTTGTCACCCTTTACCCAGGGGATGTCATCTTGACTGGGACCCCCCCAGGTGTTGGTGTGTTTAGGAAGCCACCTGTCTTTCTCCAG AAGGGTGATGAAGTCCAGTGTGAGATTGAAGAACTTGGTGTCATCATCAACAAGGTGGTGTGA
- the LOC109700091 gene encoding fumarylacetoacetate hydrolase domain-containing protein 2 isoform X4: protein MLVSGRRLLTALLQARKGPFQPSRDMRLVQFQAPHLVGPHLGLESGNGEGIIDLNTYDPTLPKTMIQFLEEGEATLSVARRAQAAQLPVLPWSEVTLLAPVTRPDKVVCVGMNYVDHCKEQNVPVPKEPIIFSKFSSSIVGPYDEIVLPPDSKEVDWEVELAVVIGKKGKHIKATDALAYVAGFTVAHDVSARDWQMRRNGRQWLLGKTFDTFCPLGPALVTRDSIADPHNLKIYCRVNGQVVQNSNTNQMVFKTEELIAWVSR, encoded by the exons ATGCTGGTCTCAGGTAGGAGGTTGCTCACTGCTCTGCTGCAGGCTCGGAAAGGGCCCTTTCAACCCTCCAGAGACATGAGATTGGTGCAGTTTCAGGCACCCCACCTGGTGGGGCCTCACCTGGGATTGGAGTCAGGGAACGGTGAGGGGATCATTGACCTCAACACCTATGACCCTACACTCCCCAAGACAATGATACAATTCCTGGAAGAGGGAGAGGCCACCCTGTCAGTGGCAAGAAG GGCCCAGGCTGCTCAGCTGCCAGTCCTCCCATGGTCAGAGGTGACCTTGCTGGCCCCTGTCACGAGGCCAGACAAAGTGGTGTGTGTGGGCATGAATTATGTGGACCACTGCAAAGAACAGAATGTGCCCGTGCCCAAGGAGCCCATCATCTTCAGCAAGTTTTCCAGCTCCATTGTGGGGCCCTACGATGAGATTGTCCTCCCACCAGATAGCAAG GAAGTTGACTGGGAGGTGGAGTTAGCTGTGGTCATTGGAAAGAAAGGCAAACACATCAAG GCTACAGATGCCCTGGCTTATGTGGCTGGCTTCACTGTGGCTCATGACGTGAGCGCTCGAGACTGGCAAATGAGACGCAATGGGAGGCAATGGCTGCTGGGAAAAACCTTCGACACTTTCTGCCCCCTGGGCCCTGCATTGGTTACTAGGGACAGCATAGCAG ATCCACACAACTTAAAGATCTACTGCCGAGTGAATGGGCAGGTGGTCCAGAACAGCAACACCAACCAGATGGTGTTTAAGACCGAAGAGCTGATAGCCTGGGTCTCCCG GTAG